Proteins found in one Coffea eugenioides isolate CCC68of chromosome 5, Ceug_1.0, whole genome shotgun sequence genomic segment:
- the LOC113770738 gene encoding chitin-inducible gibberellin-responsive protein 1-like — MDSHQFFGYSVAGADISYPSYSTAPSVPNRLYGSLKFELRNSPNSPFLSHFDSETLTTQSDGQEQHSSTENLSEASPSCNSSLNYTSSCYQQLSSSPDSSQEKPQISSGGTTLFQNPNNGHNIKYTLQQLETALMGPDEEATTSAPSVGENKRPQASGQKSRAWSQENQPLGSQLIHSQPSYALHLGKSGNELPMEKRLRAIEELSLKGIPPTNLKQLLMECARAFYENELENFEKLVETARGAVSITGEPIQRLGAYMLEGLIARKEASGTNIYRTLRCKEPEGKDLLSYMHILYEICPYLKFGYMAANGAIAEACRNEDRIHIVDFQIAQGTQWMTLLQALAARPSGAPHVRITGIDDPVSQYARGEGLAAVGKRLAAISEKFNIPVEFHAVPVFAPEVTRDMLCIRPGEALAVNFPLQLHHTPDESVDVTNPRDGLLRMVKALNPKVVTLVEQESKTNTAPFLPRFWETLEYYSAIFESIDVTMPRDRKERINVEQHCLARDIVNIIACEGKERVERHELFGKWKSRFTMAGFRQYPLSSYVNSVIRGLLRCYSEHYTLVEADGAMLLGWKDRNLISASAWH, encoded by the coding sequence ATGGATTCACATCAATTTTTTGGATATAGCGTTGCTGGTGCAGACATATCATACCCTTCTTATTCTACTGCCCCTTCAGTGCCAAATAGACTCTACGGCTCACTGAAATTTGAGTTAAGGAACTCACCTAATTCACCTTTCTTGTCTCATTTTGATTCTGAGACTCTTACCACACAGAGTGACGGTCAAGAACAGCATAGTTCAACAGAAAATCTTTCTGAAGCCAGTCCATCCTGTAATTCTTCATTAAATTATACCAGTAGTTGCTACCAGCAGTTAAGCTCATCTCCGGATTCCAGTCAAGAAAAACCTCAAATCTCTTCTGGTGGAACTACTCTTTTTCAGAATCCAAATAATGGTCATAACATAAAGTACACTTTGCAGCAACTGGAGACTGCTCTAATGGGACCAGATGAAGAAGCAACAACATCAGCTCCCTCTGTAGGGGAAAATAAACGCCCACAAGCATCAGGCCAGAAATCCAGGGCCTGGAGCCAGGAAAATCAACCCCTGGGATCGCAATTAATTCATTCCCAGCCGTCTTATGCCTTGCACCTGGGGAAATCAGGAAATGAACTTCCTATGGAGAAGCGTCTGAGAGCGATTGAAGAATTGTCCCTGAAGGGTATCCCTCCAACTAATCTTAAACAATTGTTGATGGAATGTGCTCGAGCATTTTATGAAAATGAGCTAGAGAACTTTGAGAAATTGGTTGAAACAGCACGTGGTGCTGTAAGCATCACTGGTGAGCCAATTCAGCGTCTTGGTGCTTACATGCTTGAAGGGCTAATAGCAAGGAAAGAGGCATCGGGAACCAACATTTACCGGACTCTGAGATGCAAGGAGCCAGAAGGCAAGGACTTGCTTTCATACATGCATATTCTGTATGAAATATGTCCTTACTTGAAATTTGGCTATATGGCTGCAAATGGTGCCATTGCAGAAGCATGTAGAAACGAAGATCGCATCCACATTGTGGACTTCCAAATTGCTCAGGGCACGCAATGGATGACTCTCTTACAAGCACTTGCTGCAAGGCCTAGTGGTGCTCCTCATGTGCGTATTACTGGCATTGATGACCCAGTTTCTCAGTATGCACGCGGAGAAGGTTTGGCAGCAGTAGGCAAACGCTTAGCAGCCATTTCTGAAAAGTTCAATATTCCAGTGGAGTTCCATGCAGTGCCAGTTTTCGCTCCAGAGGTTACAAGGGATATGCTGTGTATAAGGCCTGGTGAAGCTCTGGCTGTGAACTTCCCCCTGCAGCTCCATCACACACCTGATGAGAGTGTTGATGTGACCAATCCAAGAGATGGGCTTCTCAGAATGGTGAAGGCACTTAATCCCAAGGTCGTCACCCTGGTGGAACAAGAATCAAAGACGAATACTGCTCCATTTCTCCCCAGGTTTTGGGAAACTCTAGAATACTATTCGGCAATATTTGAGTCGATAGATGTCACTATGCCAAGGGACAGGAAGGAGCGAATTAATGTGGAGCAACACTGTTTGGCCAGGGATATAGTGAATATTATAGCTTGCGAAGGAAAGGAAAGGGTTGAACGCCATGAGCTCTTTGGAAAGTGGAAATCCAGATTTACGATGGCTGGGTTTCGGCAATATCCTCTGAGTTCTTATGTCAATTCAGTGATAAGAGGCCTGTTAAGGTGTTACTCAGAACACTATACACTAGTGGAGGCTGATGGCGCTATGCTGCTGGGGTGGAAAGACAGGAACCTGATTTCTGCGTCTGCTTGGCACTGA